In the Malania oleifera isolate guangnan ecotype guangnan chromosome 1, ASM2987363v1, whole genome shotgun sequence genome, one interval contains:
- the LOC131148373 gene encoding uncharacterized protein LOC131148373, with the protein MRRDPREQNCPSVDQGCSIKKFIRLNPSTFAGGPNPVAIENWVQEIEVIMEVLGYIDEQKVKLLEGQRLVKVALTWERFEELFFDRYFPSSTREEKVEVFTNLTQGNITVGEYAVKFVELSHFAPFMIPNEARKARIFEKGLRRKIYELVVGFQVQNFSDLVYKALVLEKSLRGSTESSEQRKRHAPPNFQAEANQGSWKREMVVGPR; encoded by the exons ATGAGGCGTGATCCCAGAGAGCAAAACTGCCCATCTGTAGATCAAGGCTGTAGCATCAAGAAGTTCATTAGATTGAACCCTTCAACTTTTGCAGGAGGACCTAATCCAGTGGCTatagagaactgggttcaggaaaTTGAGGTGATAATGGAAGTACTCGGCTACATAGACGAGCAGAAG GTGAAGCTATTAGAGGGACAGAGGTTGGTGAAAGTGGCACTGACTTGGGAACGATTcgaggagctgttctttgacaggtacttCCCCTCATCCACTAGAGAAGAAAAGGTTGAGGTGTTTACCAACCTGACCCAGGGGAATATAACTGTTGGGGAGTATGCAgtgaaatttgtggagctatctcacTTCGCACCATTTATGATCCCGAATGAAGCGAGAAAGGCCAGAATTTTCGAAAAAGGCCTGAGACGAAAGATCTATGAACTTGTGGTGGGGTTCCAGGTTCAGAACTTCTCAGACTTAGTGTATAAGGCCTTGGTACTGGAGAAGAGCTTGCGGGGCAGTACAGAGTCGTCAGAGCAGAGAAAGAGGCATGCACCTCCCAATTTTCAAGCTGAGGCTAATcaaggttcatggaagagagaaATGGTGGTGGGCCCGAGGTAG